In the Nocardia asteroides genome, CCGGTGGCGGTGACCACTCGGCGGACCTGGTCCCGGTCGAGTGCGTGGACCCGCGGGGTGCCGCCGACCGCGACCAGGTAGGGGTCGACCCACAGCGAGAGGAACCCCGCCGGATAGCGGATCGCGCGCTCGAGGCCCGGTGGAATCAGAACTCCGGGCGCGGTGGTGATCGCGGCGCGCCCGTCTGTCACCGACACCGGGTCGTCGGTGCAGAGCACGAGCTGCCAGGCCGGATGCCGGTAGGGGTTCGGAGCGGCGGCGGCGTCGAGGGATATGCACGCGAACTCGGCGCACACCGCGACGAAGGCGGTGCTGCCGTTGCGTTCAAGACGCCACGACCGCGGCTCCTCGATCATCACTCCATGCTCGCACTCGACACACCTCCGCTTCCAGCCCCGGTGATCCGCGCCACGACACCCGTCCGAGTGGAGCGCCGATGAGAATCAGGCGATCGGAGTACAGCGCCCAGCCGTGGCGAATCCATGCGATAGCCCCGGATTTCACCGTCGAGGACGTGTGGGAACTGCCGACGCCCGGCGGCCGGGACGACCTGGCCCGCCTGGTGCGGCAATTCGCGTCGGACGGGAAAGAACAACGAACCTCGGCCGCGTATCGAATACTGTTCGCGATCCGCTGGCGACTCGGGGCGCTGCTGCACTGGGACGATCCGAACACCGGGATCGGCGCCCGGGTACCGACCCTGCGCGATCGTCTGCCCGCCGACCTGCTGGCCGGGCCCCGCGGCCCCGATCTCACCGCCGTGCCCTTCACCTCGGTGTATCTGACCGACACCGAGTGGGTGGCCGAGATGGCGAACCGGACCGTGCACGCCGCGATGCACATCGGCTGGGTCCCGGACGCTTCCGGGACCGGTTACCACGGTCAGATGGCGGTGCTCGTCAAACCCAACGGCCTCTTCGGCAGGCTCTACATGGCCGCCATCCTCCCGTTCCGCTACACCCTCGTCTACCCGGCCCTGCTGCGCTCGATCGAACGCGGCTGGCTCAGCGGGTGAGGCCGGCGAGCCCGCCCGGATCCGCGACGAACGCGCGCTCCTCGCCGGGGTCGCCGCAGTCTGCGGCGCGGTTGAGCCGCTGCTCACCGGCGGCCTCGTCCGGGGAGCCGGTCAGTTTCGCCGCGCCGCGAGTTCGTCCTCGAGCTCGGCCCCGCCGCGCGCCGAAACGCCCACCGATGTCCCGGTCTCCGAGTCGGTGCGCTGATCGGGGACGGGCGCGGAGCGTCCCGCGAACCGGTTCATGATCGGCAGATCGACCCAGTGGTAGAGCACGGCCGCGGCCGCCGTCGACAGCACGAACGTCAGCACGGCGAACCCGGCCCACCCGAGGAACCCGAATTGCCTTCCCCCGATCAGGAACCGGGTGACCAGCACCATCACCGGGAACTGGATCAGGTAGAACGCGTAGGAGATATTGCCGAGCCACACCATGCGCGGGTGCGAGTTGAGCCCGCGGATCCCGCGCAGATCCCGGACCGCGAGCGTCGCCACCACCGCCGCCGTCGGCGCGATCAGCAGCGCCGACATCTTGAAGTCGACCGGAACCACCCAGGTCGCGGCGTAGGCGAGTACCAGCGCCAGTACCGGCGGCGCGAGCCGGGTGTTGCGCCAGCGCCCCTCGATCACCATGCGGGCGGCCAGCACGCCGAGGTAGAACTCCGGGAGCCGGGCGGGCGGGAAGGTGTAGCCGAGCCAGTACGACGGCGACACCGGGATGTCGGGCTGGGCGAACCAGGCGGGGGAGGCGTGCAGCTCGTAGTACGGCGAGGTGTCGCCGGGCACGAGCCGGGGCGCGAAGGCGTTGCCGATCCCCTTCGGGCCGGGCACCCACAGGTAGAAGGCGGCGTGCAGCGCGAGCACGCCCAGCACCAGGATCGTGGCCGCGAGCAGCAGCCGCCGGGTCGGGATGCGCAGCACCAGCGGAACCAGCAGCGGGAAGCTCAGGTAGAACAGCATCTCCGAGGCGAGTGACCAGGCGGGCACGTTCAGCCCGCCGACCGTGCTCCACTTCGGCACCCACGCGTGCACGAGCAGCAGGTTCGGCAGCCACACCACCAGCCGGTGCAGCGGCACCGCCGCGACCAGCACGAACGCCGCGGCCGCCACCAGGTGCGTCGGGTAGATCTTCAGCACCCGGCGCCGGTAGAACAACCGCACCGACATGCCGGGCCGGAACGCCCAGTAGATGATGAAGCCCGACAGCACGAAGAAGAACGTGACCCCCGCGGCCCCCAGCTGCATCGGCATCCACTGGTGCAGCTGCCGGAACAGTTCGGACTTCTGGAACGGGTACACCGGCAGGAACACCAGCGCGTGCAGGGTGAACACCGCGAACGCCGCCCACCAGCGCGCCCCGGTGAGCGACGGCAGCGCGGGCCGCCGCCGCGCGACGACGTCGGTGGTCACCGCAGGTACCCGTCGTACAGCGCGTTCGCGACGACGGAGTCCCCGCGCGCGGACGGGTGCAGCGGCAGCCCGGCGATATCGGTGCGCCAGTCGAAGAACCCGTTGACCCACGGCTCCGCCGAGCACAGCCCGTGCCCGGCGGTCAGCGCCCTGGTGTCCAAGAACTCCAGCCCGAGCAGCTGGGCGGCCTCGCGCTGGGCGCGGTCCATCCGGTCGAAGTAGTCCACCACCG is a window encoding:
- a CDS encoding DUF2867 domain-containing protein — encoded protein: MRIRRSEYSAQPWRIHAIAPDFTVEDVWELPTPGGRDDLARLVRQFASDGKEQRTSAAYRILFAIRWRLGALLHWDDPNTGIGARVPTLRDRLPADLLAGPRGPDLTAVPFTSVYLTDTEWVAEMANRTVHAAMHIGWVPDASGTGYHGQMAVLVKPNGLFGRLYMAAILPFRYTLVYPALLRSIERGWLSG
- a CDS encoding acyltransferase family protein yields the protein MTTDVVARRRPALPSLTGARWWAAFAVFTLHALVFLPVYPFQKSELFRQLHQWMPMQLGAAGVTFFFVLSGFIIYWAFRPGMSVRLFYRRRVLKIYPTHLVAAAAFVLVAAVPLHRLVVWLPNLLLVHAWVPKWSTVGGLNVPAWSLASEMLFYLSFPLLVPLVLRIPTRRLLLAATILVLGVLALHAAFYLWVPGPKGIGNAFAPRLVPGDTSPYYELHASPAWFAQPDIPVSPSYWLGYTFPPARLPEFYLGVLAARMVIEGRWRNTRLAPPVLALVLAYAATWVVPVDFKMSALLIAPTAAVVATLAVRDLRGIRGLNSHPRMVWLGNISYAFYLIQFPVMVLVTRFLIGGRQFGFLGWAGFAVLTFVLSTAAAAVLYHWVDLPIMNRFAGRSAPVPDQRTDSETGTSVGVSARGGAELEDELAARRN